Proteins encoded by one window of Dialister pneumosintes:
- the clpP gene encoding ATP-dependent Clp endopeptidase proteolytic subunit ClpP → MSYVPIVIEQTARGEKSYDIYSRLLKDRIVFLDGEINDQVANIVVAQLLFLEAENPDKDIHLYINSPGGVVTAGLAIYDTMQYIKPDVSTICIGSCASMAAVLLTAGAKGKRYALPHANVMIHQPLGGVRGQATDIEIHAKEILRLREELNHILASHSGQSIGTIQEDTERDNFMTAKAALEYGLVDKILSRNELINSDK, encoded by the coding sequence ATGTCATATGTACCGATTGTTATAGAACAGACTGCACGCGGAGAAAAATCTTATGATATCTACTCTAGATTATTAAAGGATCGTATTGTATTTCTTGATGGAGAAATCAATGATCAAGTAGCTAATATTGTTGTTGCACAGCTCCTTTTTTTAGAGGCGGAAAATCCGGATAAGGATATTCATTTATATATAAACAGTCCGGGAGGAGTGGTTACTGCCGGATTGGCTATTTATGATACTATGCAATATATAAAGCCGGATGTATCTACTATATGTATCGGCTCCTGTGCCAGTATGGCAGCAGTACTTCTTACTGCCGGTGCAAAAGGGAAACGATATGCATTACCGCATGCTAATGTTATGATTCATCAACCTCTTGGTGGAGTACGTGGTCAAGCTACTGATATTGAAATTCATGCGAAAGAAATTCTTCGATTACGTGAAGAACTCAATCACATATTGGCTTCTCATAGTGGACAATCTATTGGAACAATTCAAGAAGATACCGAACGAGATAATTTTATGACTGCAAAAGCAGCTTTGGAGTATGGTCTTGTTGATAAAATTTTAAGTAGGAATGAATTAATAAATTCAGATAAGTAA
- a CDS encoding NCS2 family permease, producing the protein MNNTSFLDRVFHLKENGTTIKTEILAGATTFMTMAYILAVNPMIMGAIGMDKGAVLTATCLASFIGTLLMALLANYPFALAPGMGLNAFFAYTVVMSMGYSWETALSAVFFEGVIFILLTLTNLREAIFNAIPMNLKKAVSAGIGLFICFIGLGSAHIVVSNEATKVALFSFKSAALSGSFYTTGTPVLIAILGIFITAFFMIKKVRGNILWGILASWILGMIAEATGLYIPDPSVGAFSTFPQFNGLASLLPQSIEPVFMKLDFSQVISFDFFAVLFAFLFVDIFDTLGTLVGVSQKANMLDKEGKLPRIKPALLSDAIATIFGSLLGVSTTTTYVESAAGVGEGGRTGLTAVTVAFLFLVSIFFSPIFLAIPAFATAPALIIVGFLMFTSVATTNFGELTEAIPAYITIIAMPFFYSISEGISMGIISYVVLNALSGEKKKISPLLIILAIVFIAKYFFIG; encoded by the coding sequence ATGAACAACACTTCTTTCCTCGACCGTGTATTTCATCTAAAAGAAAATGGTACCACCATTAAAACAGAAATACTGGCGGGCGCTACCACATTTATGACAATGGCATATATTCTTGCCGTCAACCCCATGATCATGGGCGCTATCGGAATGGATAAAGGTGCGGTATTAACCGCCACATGTCTAGCGTCTTTTATAGGCACTTTATTAATGGCTTTATTAGCTAATTATCCATTTGCATTAGCTCCGGGTATGGGACTGAATGCCTTTTTTGCCTATACTGTTGTCATGTCTATGGGGTATAGTTGGGAAACTGCTTTATCTGCCGTATTTTTTGAGGGTGTAATTTTCATTTTGCTAACGCTCACTAATTTACGTGAAGCAATCTTTAATGCAATTCCTATGAATCTAAAAAAAGCAGTATCTGCCGGAATTGGCTTATTTATTTGTTTTATCGGACTGGGAAGTGCACATATTGTTGTATCTAATGAAGCAACTAAAGTCGCGTTATTCTCATTTAAAAGTGCAGCTTTATCCGGTTCTTTCTATACAACCGGAACCCCTGTACTCATTGCTATATTAGGAATTTTCATTACTGCATTCTTCATGATAAAAAAAGTAAGAGGAAATATTCTTTGGGGCATTCTGGCTTCTTGGATTTTAGGTATGATAGCAGAAGCAACCGGATTATATATTCCAGATCCATCGGTAGGTGCATTCAGCACATTCCCACAATTTAATGGATTAGCTTCTTTGCTTCCACAAAGTATAGAGCCTGTCTTTATGAAATTAGACTTTTCACAAGTTATTTCTTTTGATTTTTTTGCTGTACTCTTTGCATTCTTATTTGTTGATATCTTTGATACATTAGGAACTCTTGTGGGCGTATCTCAAAAAGCAAATATGCTTGATAAAGAGGGAAAACTTCCTCGTATCAAACCAGCTTTATTATCAGATGCTATTGCTACTATATTTGGCTCACTTTTAGGTGTAAGTACTACTACTACTTATGTAGAAAGTGCTGCGGGTGTAGGTGAAGGTGGAAGAACCGGTCTTACAGCGGTAACAGTAGCCTTTCTTTTCTTAGTTTCTATTTTCTTCTCTCCTATTTTCTTAGCAATCCCCGCCTTTGCTACAGCTCCTGCGCTTATTATTGTAGGATTCCTTATGTTTACATCAGTAGCAACTACGAACTTTGGAGAACTTACAGAAGCAATTCCTGCTTATATCACCATTATTGCAATGCCATTCTTCTATAGTATATCTGAGGGTATTTCTATGGGAATTATTTCTTATGTAGTATTAAATGCTCTATCAGGAGAAAAGAAAAAAATCAGTCCACTTCTTATCATATTAGCTATTGTATTTATCGCTAAATATTTCTTTATAGGCTAA
- a CDS encoding YitT family protein, with protein MTEIIRKLSFKKLILNFIGLTLGAMIYSAGLHLFLVPNNIIDGGVVGISLILSELTKISFSFWVVILNIPFFYLGYKRLGKSLAVFATVAVVILSFWTHWFETWQPITTDPFLATIFGGVIIGIGVGLVIRSGGSLDGTEIVAIWLDRKISFSVGEIVLFFNIFILGSAGFVFNWNSAMYSLVAYFICSKVIDIVTVGLDESKGVLVVTNYGDEVSDALNHMGRSVTILYGQGGYLKNEKKVLYLVVSRLEVTALKQVVHSIDEQAFISVFDVSEVHGGFTKKRQFISNDDG; from the coding sequence ATGACCGAAATAATAAGAAAACTTTCCTTTAAAAAGTTGATTTTAAATTTTATAGGATTAACTCTTGGGGCTATGATTTATTCTGCCGGGCTACATTTATTTTTAGTTCCTAATAATATCATTGATGGTGGGGTTGTTGGTATTAGTCTTATTTTATCGGAGTTAACTAAAATTTCTTTTTCTTTTTGGGTAGTTATTTTAAATATTCCATTCTTTTATTTAGGGTATAAACGCTTAGGGAAAAGCTTAGCTGTTTTTGCTACGGTAGCAGTTGTTATTTTATCTTTCTGGACACATTGGTTTGAAACATGGCAGCCAATAACTACAGATCCTTTTTTAGCAACTATATTTGGTGGTGTAATTATCGGAATCGGGGTTGGGTTAGTTATACGGAGTGGAGGTTCTTTAGATGGAACCGAAATAGTAGCCATTTGGTTGGATAGAAAAATTTCTTTTTCTGTAGGAGAAATTGTATTATTTTTTAATATTTTTATTCTAGGAAGCGCAGGATTTGTATTTAATTGGAATAGTGCGATGTATTCTTTAGTTGCTTATTTTATTTGTTCTAAAGTAATAGATATAGTTACGGTCGGATTAGATGAATCTAAAGGAGTTCTTGTTGTTACTAATTATGGAGATGAAGTATCTGATGCATTAAATCATATGGGAAGATCTGTTACGATTCTTTACGGACAAGGCGGCTATCTTAAAAATGAAAAGAAAGTGCTATATCTTGTAGTAAGTCGATTAGAAGTAACTGCATTAAAGCAAGTAGTACATTCTATTGATGAACAAGCTTTCATTTCTGTTTTTGATGTGAGTGAAGTACATGGCGGTTTTACTAAAAAGAGGCAATTTATTTCCAATGATGATGGATAA
- a CDS encoding MetQ/NlpA family ABC transporter substrate-binding protein has product MKTSIKAFAIICAGILTAGVLTACGTEKNVSSQTASTIKVGASPSPHTEILNAVKDQLAKEGVNLEIVEFNDYVQPNLALSDGSLDANFFQHEPYLKEFCETRGLQLVSLGGVHIEPMSAYSDKVKSIQELQDGATIAVPNDPTNEGRALLLLQSAGLIKLRDAASLTATPQDIIENPHHFKFTELEAPQLPRTLQDTDLAIINMNFALDAKLDPNKAILTEGTDSPYANIIAVRSGNENRPELQKLIKALTSEEAKTFIEQKYKGSIIPAFSTK; this is encoded by the coding sequence ATGAAAACAAGTATAAAAGCATTCGCAATTATTTGTGCAGGCATTCTTACTGCAGGAGTTCTTACCGCTTGCGGAACAGAAAAAAATGTAAGTTCTCAAACAGCATCCACTATTAAAGTAGGAGCTTCCCCTTCTCCCCATACGGAAATATTAAATGCAGTGAAAGACCAATTAGCTAAAGAAGGGGTAAATTTAGAAATTGTTGAATTTAATGATTATGTACAACCTAACCTGGCATTGAGCGATGGCAGTCTGGATGCCAACTTTTTCCAACACGAACCCTATCTAAAAGAGTTTTGCGAAACGAGAGGATTGCAACTTGTTTCATTAGGTGGCGTACATATTGAACCGATGTCCGCTTACTCGGATAAAGTAAAATCTATTCAAGAATTACAAGACGGTGCAACTATTGCAGTTCCTAACGATCCCACTAATGAAGGACGTGCCTTATTACTATTGCAATCTGCAGGTTTAATCAAACTTCGTGATGCAGCCTCCTTAACCGCTACACCACAGGATATTATTGAAAATCCACATCACTTTAAATTTACAGAACTAGAAGCTCCGCAATTGCCTCGTACTTTACAAGATACCGATTTAGCAATTATTAACATGAATTTCGCATTAGATGCTAAGTTAGATCCTAACAAAGCCATTCTAACAGAAGGAACAGATTCTCCTTATGCAAATATTATTGCAGTTCGTAGCGGAAATGAAAATAGACCTGAACTTCAAAAACTCATTAAAGCATTAACAAGTGAAGAAGCAAAAACATTTATCGAACAAAAGTACAAGGGTAGTATCATCCCTGCATTTTCAACTAAATAA
- the tig gene encoding trigger factor, which translates to MNVKVENLDQHKVKVTVEVPADDVVKGFKQAVSRFANQVKLKGFRKGKAPRKVIEMYLGKEAIEGEAKEIVFNRALDQALRDEKLVPVTQPEVNAESFDEQNGSTFTATFIKRPEVKLGAYTDLEAVRTNPVITDEDVMVQLKQTAQANARLEVAKDAELKNGDFAIIDFKGTVNGVAFEGGEGKAYPLEIGSGSFIPGFEDQLKGYKAGDDVVVKVTFPTEYFAKELAGKDAEFAVHVCDVKQKVLPAIDDDFAKSISKQETLKDLMETMKAEMQGRASYQANQAYRQALVDLAIANAEVDIPQEMIDQRLDDMIGEIRHNIEAQGQSFDRYLKQLDKTVDDLRKDYAEMAEKNVREGLVLNAIADKEEIHPTEQDINMEVFTMAQQFNANPREVVKIIQQENRVGLLIDSVTRRKAASFLVEKAKKEEPKVEEKTVEEKK; encoded by the coding sequence ATGAATGTAAAGGTAGAGAATTTGGATCAGCATAAAGTAAAGGTAACTGTCGAAGTACCGGCTGATGACGTAGTGAAGGGCTTTAAACAAGCTGTTTCTCGTTTTGCAAATCAAGTCAAGTTAAAAGGTTTCCGCAAAGGTAAAGCACCACGTAAAGTGATTGAAATGTATCTTGGAAAAGAAGCTATTGAAGGCGAAGCAAAAGAAATCGTATTCAATCGTGCATTGGATCAGGCACTTCGTGATGAAAAGTTAGTTCCTGTTACTCAACCGGAAGTAAATGCTGAATCTTTTGATGAACAAAACGGCTCTACATTTACCGCTACATTTATTAAACGTCCGGAAGTAAAATTAGGAGCGTATACTGATTTGGAAGCTGTACGTACTAACCCCGTGATTACTGATGAGGATGTAATGGTACAGCTTAAGCAGACCGCACAAGCAAATGCTCGTTTAGAAGTAGCTAAGGATGCAGAACTTAAGAATGGTGATTTTGCTATTATTGACTTCAAGGGTACGGTAAATGGAGTTGCTTTTGAAGGGGGAGAAGGTAAAGCTTATCCGTTGGAAATCGGTTCAGGAAGTTTTATTCCGGGGTTTGAAGACCAGCTTAAAGGGTATAAAGCCGGTGATGACGTAGTTGTTAAAGTTACATTCCCAACAGAATACTTTGCAAAAGAATTAGCTGGTAAGGATGCAGAATTTGCTGTACATGTTTGTGATGTAAAACAGAAAGTACTTCCTGCTATTGATGATGATTTCGCAAAATCTATCAGCAAGCAAGAAACATTAAAAGACTTAATGGAAACGATGAAAGCGGAAATGCAGGGACGTGCAAGTTACCAAGCAAATCAGGCATATCGTCAAGCTCTCGTAGATTTAGCTATTGCTAATGCAGAAGTGGATATTCCTCAAGAAATGATTGACCAGCGTTTGGATGATATGATTGGTGAAATTCGTCATAATATTGAAGCACAGGGTCAGTCTTTTGATAGATATCTTAAGCAGTTAGATAAGACTGTAGATGACTTACGTAAAGATTATGCGGAAATGGCAGAAAAGAATGTTCGTGAAGGTCTTGTTCTTAATGCTATTGCGGATAAGGAAGAAATTCATCCGACTGAACAGGATATTAACATGGAAGTCTTTACTATGGCACAGCAGTTCAATGCAAATCCTCGTGAAGTAGTAAAGATTATTCAACAAGAAAATAGAGTGGGACTTCTCATTGATTCTGTTACCAGAAGAAAGGCAGCCTCTTTCTTAGTAGAAAAAGCTAAGAAAGAAGAGCCGAAAGTAGAAGAAAAAACGGTAGAAGAAAAGAAATAA
- the lon gene encoding endopeptidase La, which translates to MIDIENKETVTRSIVALRDMVVFPRITTNLDIGRADSVASVRSASSNDRYLIMVMQKDPNVEEPNESDLHTVGTLVKIEQMLQLPGGIIRVLVKGISRVKVMAVTRNNSHLIGTYSPLDVESEKPIEEEAYRRTIMRRFFDLLHETKQGLPDNIVSEIRSITDPGHLADFVASQIPIRAEKKQFVLETTSISERMKMVSAYLNDEIEIGEIEAQINGKVRANMEKDQRDYFLRQKIKTIHDQLGDRISEEEEAQEYRQKLETSGIPEEYKKKVNKEISRLETMPSMMAETAIIRNYLDWIFDIPWKNESKDNLDLVRAKLLLDEDHYGLEKIKERILEYLAVRILAPEAKGPILCFVGPPGVGKTSLAHSIARSLGRKFARISLGGVHDEAEIRGHRRTYIGAMPGRFIEAMEQAKTVNPLLLLDEIDKVSSDFRGDPASALLEALDPEQNKSFHDNFIDIPYDLSKVFFIATANTLSTIPSALLDRMEVISLSGYTENEKMEIAKKYLVPRQRTQNGLTAKQIRFTDALLRKIIRFYTREAGVRELERTIGTLCRKVGKKIVMKDDTMPSLSAKTLDTYLGPVKFMPMAEEHPAAVGRVNGLAWTQAGGEVLDTEAIAIAGKGRLTLTGRLGDVMKESASTAYTYVKSRAEDLQLKNDFWEKLDLHIHFPEGAVPKDGPSAGVTIVTAIASAVTGRKVRSDTAMTGEINLLGEVLPIGGVKEKVLAADQLGIKQVLLPEKNKKDVEEIPEDVRDRMHIVFVKHADEVLKHALMK; encoded by the coding sequence ATGATTGATATAGAAAATAAAGAAACTGTAACACGTTCTATCGTTGCATTACGTGATATGGTTGTTTTTCCTAGAATTACCACAAATCTTGATATTGGTAGGGCGGATTCAGTAGCAAGTGTGCGCAGTGCTTCTTCCAATGATAGATATCTTATTATGGTTATGCAAAAAGATCCTAATGTAGAAGAACCTAATGAATCTGATTTACATACGGTAGGAACTTTAGTGAAAATAGAGCAAATGCTACAGCTTCCCGGCGGGATTATTCGAGTTCTTGTCAAAGGAATATCTAGAGTAAAGGTAATGGCAGTTACCAGAAACAATAGCCATTTAATCGGAACTTACAGTCCTTTAGATGTAGAAAGCGAAAAACCTATTGAAGAAGAAGCTTACCGAAGAACTATTATGCGTAGGTTTTTTGATTTGCTTCATGAAACTAAACAAGGACTTCCGGATAATATTGTTTCTGAAATTAGAAGTATTACCGATCCGGGGCATTTAGCGGACTTTGTTGCGTCACAAATTCCTATTCGTGCAGAAAAGAAGCAATTTGTATTAGAAACTACTTCTATTTCTGAACGTATGAAGATGGTATCTGCTTATCTTAATGATGAGATTGAAATTGGAGAAATTGAAGCACAAATTAATGGTAAAGTACGTGCTAATATGGAAAAAGATCAGCGAGATTACTTCTTACGTCAAAAAATTAAAACCATTCATGATCAGTTGGGTGATCGTATATCCGAAGAGGAAGAAGCACAAGAATATAGACAAAAATTAGAAACAAGCGGTATTCCTGAAGAATATAAGAAAAAAGTGAATAAGGAAATTTCACGTTTGGAAACTATGCCGTCTATGATGGCAGAAACTGCTATTATTCGAAATTATTTAGACTGGATTTTTGACATTCCTTGGAAAAATGAAAGTAAGGATAATCTGGACTTGGTTCGGGCAAAATTACTTTTGGATGAAGACCATTATGGATTAGAAAAAATAAAAGAAAGAATTCTAGAGTATTTAGCTGTACGCATTTTAGCACCGGAAGCCAAAGGTCCTATTTTGTGTTTTGTAGGACCACCAGGAGTTGGTAAAACCAGTTTGGCACATTCTATTGCCCGTTCTTTAGGACGTAAATTTGCACGTATTTCTTTAGGCGGAGTTCATGATGAGGCAGAAATCCGAGGGCATCGACGAACATATATCGGAGCTATGCCTGGGCGTTTTATAGAAGCTATGGAACAAGCAAAAACTGTCAATCCATTGCTACTGTTGGATGAAATTGATAAAGTAAGTTCTGATTTTAGAGGAGATCCGGCTTCTGCACTTTTAGAAGCATTGGATCCGGAACAGAATAAATCTTTCCACGATAATTTTATTGATATTCCTTATGATTTATCTAAAGTGTTTTTTATCGCAACCGCTAATACTTTATCTACGATTCCTTCCGCTTTATTGGATCGTATGGAAGTCATTTCATTATCCGGTTATACCGAAAATGAAAAAATGGAAATTGCAAAAAAATATTTAGTGCCGCGCCAGAGAACACAAAATGGATTAACAGCTAAGCAGATTCGCTTTACTGATGCGTTACTTCGTAAAATCATTCGTTTCTATACGAGAGAAGCAGGTGTAAGAGAGTTAGAACGTACTATTGGTACTTTATGTCGTAAAGTCGGCAAGAAAATTGTAATGAAAGATGATACCATGCCTTCGTTATCAGCCAAAACTCTTGACACTTATCTTGGTCCTGTGAAATTCATGCCGATGGCAGAGGAACATCCAGCTGCAGTAGGTCGAGTGAATGGTTTGGCATGGACACAGGCAGGTGGTGAAGTACTTGATACAGAAGCGATTGCCATTGCAGGGAAAGGAAGACTTACTTTAACCGGTCGACTTGGAGATGTAATGAAAGAATCTGCATCTACGGCTTATACATATGTAAAGAGTCGTGCAGAAGATCTTCAATTAAAAAATGATTTTTGGGAAAAATTAGATCTTCACATTCATTTTCCGGAGGGGGCAGTTCCTAAAGACGGACCATCGGCAGGGGTGACTATTGTAACAGCTATTGCTTCTGCTGTGACTGGGAGAAAAGTTCGTAGTGATACCGCAATGACCGGTGAAATTAATTTGTTGGGCGAAGTGCTTCCGATTGGTGGAGTAAAAGAAAAAGTATTAGCTGCTGATCAATTGGGGATTAAACAAGTACTTTTACCGGAAAAAAACAAAAAAGATGTGGAAGAAATTCCGGAAGATGTGCGTGACAGAATGCATATTGTATTTGTTAAGCATGCAGATGAAGTACTTAAACATGCGCTGATGAAATAA
- the clpX gene encoding ATP-dependent Clp protease ATP-binding subunit ClpX: protein MSDTLKTTTPVCSFCGRTAEEVDRIIAGPDVYICNECIEVCENILVQERRQAKKRDLKKFDIPVPKEIKKYLDEYVIGQLDAKIALAVAVYNHYKRIMDTEEDAVELQKSNIIMLGPTGSGKTLLAQTLARFLDVPFAIADATNLTEAGYVGEDVENILLRLIQAADYDIEKAERGIIYIDEIDKIAKKSENPSITRDVSGEGVQQALLKILEGTEASVPPQGGRKHPNQEMIHIDTGNILFICGGAFDGMERVIEDRMTKSTIGFGADIKTKADKDKKNLLQEIEPEDLLKFGLIPEFIGRLPVVVTLDKLDESALIQVLTEPKNALIKQYKKLLKLDKVELEFEEDAIQSIAQQAIERNTGARGLRSIIEKIMQGVMYEIPSMKNVDKCIVTKDVVTQRKQPVLIHKDMSIEK from the coding sequence GTGAGCGATACTTTAAAAACAACCACTCCTGTATGTAGCTTTTGTGGAAGAACTGCAGAAGAAGTAGATCGCATTATTGCAGGACCTGATGTTTATATTTGTAATGAATGCATTGAAGTTTGTGAAAATATTTTAGTACAGGAAAGAAGACAAGCCAAGAAAAGAGATTTAAAAAAGTTCGATATTCCGGTTCCTAAAGAAATCAAAAAATATTTAGATGAATATGTTATAGGGCAGTTAGATGCCAAAATTGCATTAGCTGTAGCCGTATATAATCACTACAAGCGCATTATGGATACGGAAGAAGATGCGGTTGAACTTCAGAAATCTAATATTATTATGTTAGGGCCTACCGGTAGTGGAAAAACTTTATTAGCACAAACTTTAGCGCGTTTTTTAGATGTGCCGTTTGCAATAGCAGATGCCACTAATTTGACAGAAGCGGGATATGTTGGAGAAGATGTTGAAAACATATTACTCCGATTAATTCAAGCTGCAGATTATGATATAGAAAAAGCAGAACGTGGAATTATTTATATTGATGAAATAGATAAGATTGCAAAAAAGTCCGAAAATCCGTCTATTACACGTGATGTATCCGGAGAAGGTGTACAACAAGCTCTTCTTAAAATTTTAGAGGGGACGGAAGCAAGTGTTCCGCCTCAAGGTGGAAGAAAACATCCCAATCAAGAAATGATTCATATTGATACCGGTAACATTCTGTTTATCTGTGGCGGTGCATTTGACGGCATGGAAAGAGTTATCGAAGATCGTATGACTAAAAGTACGATCGGATTTGGTGCAGATATCAAAACTAAGGCGGATAAAGATAAGAAAAATTTATTACAGGAAATTGAACCGGAAGATTTGCTGAAGTTTGGATTAATTCCTGAATTTATAGGAAGGTTACCGGTTGTTGTAACTTTAGATAAATTAGATGAGTCCGCTTTAATTCAAGTGTTAACAGAGCCTAAAAATGCATTGATAAAGCAGTATAAAAAGCTGTTAAAGTTAGATAAAGTAGAATTAGAGTTTGAGGAAGATGCCATTCAATCTATAGCACAGCAAGCTATCGAGAGAAATACAGGAGCTAGAGGGCTTCGCTCTATTATTGAAAAAATCATGCAAGGGGTCATGTATGAAATACCTAGCATGAAGAATGTAGATAAGTGCATTGTAACCAAAGATGTAGTTACACAACGAAAACAACCTGTACTTATTCATAAAGATATGTCTATAGAAAAATAG
- a CDS encoding AEC family transporter, with protein sequence MAFLQIISNNILPLIVFIAIGYILDIIFTLDVKTLNKLTFFVVLPSFIFYSVYSASINITMINVFFFACIEMFFLSIIGILYGKLRKFPLGKIEAFKNATMFSNTGNIGIALVALVFSNDPFIVNGETPYLIPTLSAGTMLLIQMNIFLNTLGLYQAGKGKLTPYDAIKVILHMPVIYVLVSVFTIKILQINLSDLFIWPLFKYSAQALVAIVMMALGIQIHHSQFKVQDIDAWAATSLRLLGAPLIVWGLLTIWNTFGTGFSPIVCQVLMIMSSVPSPANSVLYAIEFRNYIDFATEIVIMSTFASILTMTIVIYMARILFPI encoded by the coding sequence ATGGCTTTTTTACAAATTATCAGTAATAACATTTTACCCCTAATTGTTTTTATTGCTATTGGATATATTCTTGATATTATATTTACTCTCGATGTAAAAACATTAAATAAATTAACTTTTTTTGTTGTCCTTCCAAGCTTTATATTTTATAGTGTATATTCTGCTTCTATTAATATAACGATGATAAATGTCTTCTTTTTTGCTTGCATAGAAATGTTTTTCTTAAGTATAATTGGTATTCTCTACGGAAAACTACGCAAATTTCCGCTCGGCAAAATAGAAGCTTTTAAAAATGCAACGATGTTTTCAAACACCGGAAACATCGGAATTGCACTAGTTGCTTTAGTGTTCTCAAATGACCCTTTTATAGTCAATGGCGAAACGCCTTATCTCATACCCACATTAAGTGCAGGTACTATGTTATTAATACAAATGAATATATTTTTAAATACACTAGGCTTATATCAAGCAGGAAAAGGAAAGTTAACCCCCTATGATGCTATTAAAGTTATTCTACATATGCCGGTTATCTACGTTCTAGTTTCTGTTTTTACAATAAAAATATTGCAAATAAATTTATCAGACTTATTTATATGGCCTCTTTTCAAATATAGTGCACAAGCACTAGTAGCCATTGTAATGATGGCGTTAGGAATCCAAATACACCATAGTCAATTCAAAGTACAAGATATAGATGCGTGGGCCGCTACTTCTCTACGCCTTTTAGGTGCACCGCTTATCGTATGGGGATTATTAACAATTTGGAATACTTTTGGCACCGGATTCTCTCCTATCGTCTGTCAAGTACTCATGATTATGTCATCCGTTCCTTCTCCAGCCAACTCAGTACTCTATGCTATTGAGTTCCGAAATTATATTGACTTTGCTACAGAAATTGTAATTATGAGTACTTTTGCATCTATTTTAACGATGACCATCGTAATTTATATGGCAAGAATACTTTTCCCTATATAA
- the yihA gene encoding ribosome biogenesis GTP-binding protein YihA/YsxC: MAEIKEISKFHIFSATYQGSTVRWDTFSVQDKLEIAFIGRSNVGKSSLINSLCGNRKLARVSREPGKTRTINFYDVQSRRQVDGVEERQRWHLVDLPGYGFAKTNNKNTADWSTFIAEYIKKSPQLALLCLLVDARHPGLAIDREAYAWLCGLHIPLQIIATKGDKLNAGEKNKNKREIANLFPTNHSPILYSSLKGYGKAELLSLLENIICR; encoded by the coding sequence ATGGCTGAGATAAAAGAAATAAGCAAATTTCATATTTTTTCAGCAACTTATCAAGGGTCAACTGTTCGTTGGGATACTTTTTCTGTTCAAGATAAATTGGAAATTGCATTTATCGGGAGATCTAATGTAGGGAAATCTTCTTTGATTAACTCGCTTTGTGGCAATAGAAAATTAGCTCGTGTCAGTAGAGAGCCGGGTAAAACACGTACGATTAATTTTTATGATGTACAATCACGTAGACAAGTAGATGGCGTGGAAGAACGACAACGATGGCATTTAGTAGATTTACCCGGATATGGTTTTGCTAAAACTAATAATAAAAATACGGCAGATTGGTCTACTTTTATTGCGGAATATATAAAAAAGTCTCCGCAGCTTGCACTTTTATGCTTGTTAGTAGATGCAAGACATCCCGGACTTGCTATTGATAGAGAGGCTTATGCATGGCTTTGTGGTTTGCATATACCGCTTCAAATTATAGCAACTAAAGGTGACAAACTAAATGCTGGAGAGAAGAATAAAAATAAACGTGAAATAGCAAATTTATTTCCTACCAATCATTCTCCAATTCTATATTCCTCGTTAAAAGGATATGGAAAGGCAGAATTATTGAGTTTATTAGAAAATATAATTTGTCGATAA